The following coding sequences lie in one Flagellimonas eckloniae genomic window:
- a CDS encoding sulfatase-like hydrolase/transferase → MKIKIPCTKFNTYIVVLSMLILGSCKPKTEVKSTTEDSKKKPNIIFFLADDQTRNTINALGNSQVITPNLDQLAADGTFFKNAYIMGAMNGAVCAPSRAMLMTGRALFNIDPTGNTIDTTHTTLPSTLGNAGYHTFHIGKWHNGKNAFVRSFDDGSKIFFGGMHRQYQVPTYEFDKGKDYSEERLNTPSDKHSSELYADAGVTFLDTYDSEKPFFMYLAFQAPHDPREMPKEYLDRYDPDSISVPKNFKEVHPFDNGELDIRDEWLAGYPRTEEEVRANIAAYYAMITHLDAQIGRVLNKLEEKGLAENTIIVFAGDNGLAVGQHGLMGKQNLYEHSINVPLLFKGPGIPKGKTTDCFAYLFDIYPTLCDLTETSIPKTVEGQSLKPVLMDTVQQVRDGMFFAYKNFQRAVRNERYKLIKYNVDNKVVTQLFDLENDPLETTNLAEQPEFKEQFQMMTDLMAAQMTLNNDEADLKKEGWGVPVLPAWKDKVDKAGVEYLRGLAEEERQMRGFGLDKTP, encoded by the coding sequence ATGAAGATAAAAATTCCCTGCACTAAGTTTAACACATATATAGTGGTATTGTCCATGCTTATTTTGGGTTCGTGCAAACCAAAAACGGAAGTGAAGTCCACGACCGAAGATTCTAAAAAGAAGCCGAACATCATTTTTTTCTTGGCTGATGACCAAACGCGAAATACGATTAATGCTCTCGGCAATTCCCAGGTCATTACCCCAAACTTAGATCAATTAGCCGCTGATGGCACGTTCTTTAAGAACGCCTATATCATGGGAGCCATGAACGGTGCGGTATGTGCTCCCAGTAGGGCCATGCTTATGACAGGTAGAGCATTATTCAACATAGATCCAACAGGAAATACAATAGATACAACTCATACGACTCTGCCTAGTACCCTTGGTAATGCAGGCTACCATACCTTTCATATAGGTAAGTGGCATAATGGAAAAAACGCTTTTGTCCGCAGTTTTGACGACGGTTCAAAAATATTTTTTGGTGGCATGCACCGTCAATACCAAGTACCTACCTATGAATTCGATAAAGGAAAAGATTATTCTGAGGAACGTTTGAACACGCCTTCGGATAAGCATTCATCGGAGCTTTATGCGGATGCTGGAGTGACGTTTTTGGATACATACGATTCGGAAAAACCGTTTTTTATGTATTTGGCGTTTCAGGCGCCTCATGATCCGCGGGAAATGCCAAAAGAATATTTGGATAGATATGATCCTGATTCGATTTCGGTACCGAAAAATTTCAAAGAGGTCCACCCCTTCGATAATGGAGAACTGGACATACGCGACGAATGGCTTGCCGGCTATCCTAGGACGGAAGAAGAGGTCAGGGCAAATATCGCTGCCTATTATGCCATGATTACCCATTTGGATGCCCAAATAGGAAGGGTGTTAAATAAACTGGAAGAGAAAGGGCTTGCGGAGAACACCATTATCGTCTTTGCCGGGGATAACGGATTGGCAGTTGGACAACACGGGCTTATGGGCAAACAAAATCTATATGAACATAGCATTAATGTACCCCTACTGTTTAAAGGCCCCGGAATTCCCAAAGGAAAGACCACGGATTGCTTCGCCTACCTTTTTGATATCTACCCTACTTTGTGTGACTTGACTGAGACCAGTATTCCCAAGACCGTAGAAGGCCAAAGTTTAAAACCTGTACTGATGGATACCGTACAACAAGTTCGCGATGGAATGTTCTTTGCCTATAAAAACTTCCAAAGGGCAGTTCGCAATGAACGATACAAATTAATCAAATACAATGTGGACAATAAGGTAGTGACCCAACTCTTTGATTTGGAAAACGACCCTTTGGAAACGACCAATCTGGCAGAACAGCCAGAGTTCAAAGAGCAATTTCAAATGATGACTGACCTCATGGCCGCGCAAATGACCCTTAATAATGACGAAGCCGATTTAAAAAAGGAAGGTTGGGGAGTTCCGGTTTTACCTGCTTGGAAAGATAAAGTCGACAAAGCCGGAGTGGAATATTTGAGAGGTTTGGCAGAAGAAGAAAGACAGATGCGAGGGTTTGGTTTGGATAAAACACCCTAA
- a CDS encoding sulfatase, with the protein MKNKVSSVLMVMCLLIGCNEHKKTVDATVETAQAERPNIILLMADDQGWGDMGYNDHPHLMTPNLDAMVANGAEFTRFYAASSVCSPTRASVMTGRHPERFGICYANCGHLKKEEITLAEMVKEQGYTTGHFGKWHLGTLTKDIRDANRGGVPGNEKHYAPPSEHGFDVSFVTESKVPTWDPMVTPPKTSEDVNERLTEGKPFGTYYWTGLGEIASENLEGDDSRVIMDRAIPFIEQAVNKQQPFLSIIWFHTPHLPVLAGEEYTEKYAGLSEDQKHYYGVLTALDDQIGRLRSKLRELGIADNTLLFYTSDNGPEGDSPSGRTQGLTNGLKGRKRSLYEGGVRVPGIMEWPAKIKGGSKVNTPCFTSDYFPTIANILNIDIAKYKRPYDGIDILPFVLDTEKNRDQEMAFAIQQQAALIKGKYKIYSADAGDSFELYNIDEDPGETKDIAKTNTEKLNAMSASWKSWKKSQEKSAKGEDY; encoded by the coding sequence ATGAAGAATAAAGTATCATCGGTTCTAATGGTAATGTGCCTGCTTATAGGGTGCAACGAACACAAGAAAACAGTAGATGCAACAGTTGAGACGGCACAAGCCGAACGTCCCAATATTATCCTTTTGATGGCAGATGACCAAGGCTGGGGGGATATGGGTTATAACGACCATCCACATTTGATGACTCCCAATCTAGATGCCATGGTGGCAAATGGCGCAGAGTTTACCAGATTTTATGCTGCCTCATCCGTATGTTCTCCTACCCGTGCAAGTGTAATGACTGGAAGACATCCAGAACGATTTGGGATTTGTTATGCCAATTGTGGTCATTTAAAAAAAGAGGAAATCACGTTGGCGGAAATGGTTAAGGAACAGGGATATACCACAGGGCATTTCGGGAAATGGCATTTGGGTACCTTGACCAAAGACATCCGTGACGCCAATAGAGGTGGCGTACCCGGTAATGAGAAGCATTATGCCCCTCCAAGTGAACATGGTTTTGACGTGTCTTTTGTGACGGAGTCAAAAGTGCCCACTTGGGATCCTATGGTTACTCCCCCTAAAACTTCTGAAGACGTCAATGAAAGATTAACCGAAGGAAAACCATTCGGGACATATTATTGGACAGGCCTGGGCGAGATAGCTAGCGAGAATCTTGAGGGTGACGATTCACGTGTCATCATGGATCGTGCCATTCCATTTATAGAACAGGCAGTAAATAAGCAGCAACCTTTTTTAAGTATTATCTGGTTCCACACACCGCATTTACCGGTATTGGCAGGGGAGGAGTATACTGAAAAATATGCTGGGCTTTCCGAAGATCAAAAACACTATTATGGGGTGTTGACCGCTTTGGATGACCAAATAGGTCGTTTAAGAAGTAAGCTCAGGGAACTAGGAATTGCCGACAATACCCTTCTCTTTTATACAAGCGATAATGGTCCGGAAGGAGATTCCCCATCCGGAAGGACACAAGGTTTAACAAACGGTTTAAAAGGCCGAAAACGAAGCCTCTATGAAGGCGGAGTACGGGTTCCCGGTATTATGGAATGGCCAGCGAAGATAAAGGGGGGAAGCAAAGTAAATACGCCTTGTTTTACATCGGACTATTTTCCAACCATTGCCAATATTCTCAATATCGATATTGCAAAATACAAACGGCCTTATGACGGCATTGACATATTACCATTTGTCTTGGATACCGAAAAAAACAGAGATCAAGAAATGGCATTTGCAATACAACAACAAGCGGCCTTGATTAAGGGCAAGTATAAAATATATAGCGCTGACGCAGGTGACTCTTTTGAACTTTATAATATCGATGAAGACCCCGGTGAAACGAAGGATATTGCGAAAACGAATACAGAAAAATTAAACGCAATGAGCGCATCGTGGAAATCTTGGAAAAAGTCACAAGAGAAAAGTGCAAAAGGTGAAGATTACTAG
- a CDS encoding phosphoenolpyruvate hydrolase family protein, with translation MAAIKRLEIIKQLKAKIVEGQPIIGAGAGTGLSAKCEEAGGADLIIIYNSGRFRMAGKGSLAGLLSYGNANDIVKEMAHEVIPIVKNTPVLAGVCGTDPFMLRDSFLKELKDLGFAGVQNFPTVGLIDGVFRANLEETGMGYDLEVDCIRAAHKLDMLTTPYVFDKESAVQMTEAGADIIVAHMGLTTSGAIGAQTSKSLDESVVLVQEIVDICKKINPEVIVLCHGGPIAMPDDAQYVLERVQGIDGFYGASSMERLPTEIAITEQIKKFKAMTLKK, from the coding sequence ATGGCAGCAATAAAAAGATTGGAAATTATCAAACAATTAAAAGCAAAAATTGTCGAAGGCCAACCTATAATCGGGGCAGGTGCAGGTACAGGACTCTCAGCCAAGTGCGAAGAGGCGGGAGGTGCCGATCTAATCATCATCTATAATTCAGGACGTTTCAGAATGGCCGGTAAAGGTTCGTTGGCCGGATTATTATCCTATGGCAATGCCAATGATATTGTAAAGGAAATGGCCCATGAGGTGATACCCATAGTCAAGAACACTCCCGTGCTCGCCGGAGTGTGCGGCACGGACCCTTTCATGCTAAGGGATTCATTTTTAAAAGAATTAAAGGACTTAGGATTTGCCGGAGTTCAAAATTTTCCAACAGTTGGGTTGATCGATGGTGTTTTCAGGGCCAATCTTGAAGAGACTGGCATGGGCTATGATCTGGAAGTCGATTGTATCAGAGCTGCCCATAAATTGGACATGCTTACCACACCTTATGTATTCGACAAAGAGAGTGCAGTGCAAATGACAGAAGCCGGGGCGGATATCATCGTGGCACATATGGGGCTTACGACTAGCGGAGCGATCGGTGCACAAACTTCAAAATCGCTTGATGAAAGTGTCGTGTTGGTCCAGGAGATTGTAGATATCTGTAAAAAAATCAATCCTGAAGTTATCGTGTTATGCCATGGTGGACCAATAGCCATGCCCGATGATGCACAATATGTGCTGGAAAGGGTACAAGGAATTGACGGGTTCTATGGAGCCAGTTCCATGGAGCGGCTTCCAACGGAAATTGCCATTACCGAACAAATCAAAAAGTTCAAGGCGATGACCCTAAAAAAGTAA
- a CDS encoding Tm-1-like ATP-binding domain-containing protein, with product MTKKVVVVGAFDTKAEEYKFIIDLIKERGFQVITVNTGVMGSTDTFSVDIQADEVAKAGGTDIEILRKANDRGNAIAVMSNGLRTVIENLYTKEKFDGIIGMGGTAGTNVVTSGMQPLPYGVPKICISTVASGDVSPYVGISDIIMIPSLVDISGLNPLSESVFTNAVGALVGMLEIKRSERSKGKPTIAASMFGNTTPCIDACREALNLKGYEVLVFHATGAGGKTMEKLIDQGLVQGTLDITTTEWADTLCGGVFDAGSTRLDAPGKAGITHLIAPGCIDMCNFGNPDTIPSKYKDRLFYEWNPQVTLMRTTAEENWKLGEIFAEKANASTGKVAFIIPLKGYSILDSIDDKNEPQLFWDPAADKAFVEGLKSKLKSEIDIIEVDANINDPIFSNKAVEVLLDMI from the coding sequence ATGACAAAAAAAGTCGTTGTTGTTGGTGCATTTGATACCAAAGCTGAGGAGTACAAGTTCATAATAGATCTCATAAAAGAAAGAGGTTTTCAGGTGATAACTGTCAATACTGGTGTAATGGGGTCAACAGATACTTTTTCTGTTGATATTCAAGCGGACGAGGTTGCAAAGGCAGGGGGAACCGATATTGAAATTTTGCGAAAAGCAAATGACAGGGGAAATGCCATTGCCGTCATGTCCAATGGTTTGAGAACAGTCATCGAAAATCTTTATACAAAGGAAAAATTTGACGGGATTATAGGAATGGGTGGCACTGCAGGTACAAATGTTGTTACTTCCGGCATGCAGCCTTTACCCTATGGCGTACCTAAAATCTGCATATCAACGGTAGCTTCGGGAGACGTTTCTCCCTATGTAGGTATAAGTGATATTATCATGATTCCTTCCTTGGTCGATATCTCCGGTCTGAATCCGCTTAGCGAGTCCGTTTTTACGAATGCAGTAGGTGCATTGGTTGGAATGTTGGAAATAAAAAGAAGTGAACGATCAAAAGGAAAACCTACCATTGCAGCGTCCATGTTCGGAAATACCACGCCCTGCATCGATGCCTGTCGGGAAGCGCTTAACCTAAAGGGATATGAAGTACTGGTATTCCATGCAACGGGTGCTGGAGGAAAAACCATGGAAAAATTAATCGATCAGGGACTTGTACAAGGTACACTAGACATTACGACGACCGAATGGGCCGATACCCTTTGCGGGGGTGTTTTCGATGCAGGATCTACTAGGTTGGATGCGCCTGGAAAAGCGGGCATAACACATCTTATAGCCCCGGGTTGTATAGACATGTGCAATTTCGGAAATCCCGATACCATACCTTCCAAATATAAAGATCGGCTTTTTTACGAATGGAACCCACAGGTGACCTTGATGAGGACCACAGCGGAGGAAAATTGGAAACTTGGGGAAATATTTGCTGAAAAGGCAAATGCCTCAACAGGAAAAGTGGCATTTATCATCCCGTTAAAAGGGTATTCAATACTGGATTCCATAGATGATAAAAATGAGCCCCAACTCTTTTGGGACCCGGCAGCTGACAAGGCGTTTGTCGAAGGCCTTAAAAGCAAGCTCAAGTCAGAAATAGATATCATAGAAGTTGATGCGAACATCAATGACCCTATTTTTTCAAATAAGGCAGTGGAGGTACTTCTAGATATGATTTAA
- a CDS encoding DUF1097 domain-containing protein: protein MEETKKVSRLNKGLIGVSISVGILAGSWILLEVIYGGLGIEEPLNFKGIGTAGFLGWATFYAAGGKKAGFVSGLATNLTGIGWGIIIVLIWTLIGGYSNYLGALVGVGIGAAGMCLQAHTRALAFIPGAFIGCSTFFALGATITPTVILTTVLGLIIGLSLGWISEAWGGKIATQLGA, encoded by the coding sequence ATGGAAGAAACCAAAAAAGTATCACGTTTGAACAAAGGACTTATTGGAGTAAGTATCAGCGTAGGGATTTTGGCAGGATCTTGGATCTTGCTTGAAGTGATCTACGGAGGCCTTGGAATCGAAGAACCTCTAAATTTTAAAGGCATTGGGACAGCTGGTTTTCTTGGCTGGGCGACTTTTTACGCAGCGGGCGGAAAAAAGGCAGGCTTTGTAAGCGGCCTGGCGACCAACCTGACCGGGATCGGTTGGGGTATCATAATTGTATTGATATGGACTTTGATCGGGGGTTACTCCAACTACCTTGGGGCTTTGGTCGGCGTAGGTATTGGTGCTGCCGGAATGTGCTTACAGGCTCATACCAGAGCATTGGCCTTTATCCCTGGGGCCTTTATCGGTTGCTCTACCTTTTTCGCGCTTGGTGCGACAATAACCCCAACGGTGATCCTTACCACGGTCCTCGGTTTGATTATTGGACTGTCCTTGGGGTGGATATCGGAAGCTTGGGGCGGTAAAATAGCAACGCAGCTCGGAGCATAA
- a CDS encoding formylglycine-generating enzyme family protein, producing MKKNVLIIVFMGAWLFSTAQAKPKVEWVSIPAGTFIMGSAPCEVGRNLEETQHQVTVSAFKMSKYEVTYKQYDAYCEAIGREKVGDKDWGRGNRPVIFVSWQDATDFAEWMGCRLPTEAEWEYACRANTLTPFHTGNNLTTSQANFNGEYPYNGNAKGEYRGQTTPVGLFAPNAFGLHDMHGNVWEYCSDWYAPYSHEAQTDPKGPKTGEKHPIRGGSFGHYNTAARSRSAYRTSVTSDERHDTVGIRLVSSD from the coding sequence ATGAAGAAAAATGTATTGATTATAGTATTTATGGGTGCTTGGCTGTTTTCAACCGCCCAGGCCAAGCCCAAAGTAGAATGGGTGTCCATCCCTGCAGGTACCTTTATCATGGGGAGTGCTCCTTGTGAAGTTGGTAGGAATCTCGAAGAGACGCAACACCAGGTAACGGTCAGTGCTTTTAAAATGAGTAAGTATGAGGTAACCTACAAACAATATGATGCGTATTGTGAGGCCATAGGTAGAGAAAAAGTAGGCGATAAAGATTGGGGAAGAGGTAATCGTCCAGTCATATTTGTAAGTTGGCAAGATGCTACAGATTTTGCTGAATGGATGGGCTGTCGCTTGCCTACCGAAGCCGAATGGGAATATGCCTGTCGCGCAAATACACTCACACCGTTTCATACAGGTAATAACTTAACTACATCGCAAGCAAATTTCAATGGTGAATACCCATACAATGGAAATGCAAAGGGTGAATATAGAGGGCAAACCACGCCTGTTGGTCTTTTTGCCCCCAATGCCTTTGGTCTGCACGATATGCACGGTAATGTATGGGAGTACTGCAGCGATTGGTATGCACCTTATTCGCACGAAGCGCAAACAGATCCTAAAGGTCCAAAAACAGGGGAGAAACATCCCATACGGGGCGGTAGTTTTGGTCATTACAACACCGCGGCCCGTAGCCGTAGTGCCTATCGCACATCCGTAACCTCGGACGAACGCCATGATACTGTTGGTATTCGCTTGGTGTCATCCGATTAA
- a CDS encoding protein-disulfide reductase DsbD family protein, which produces MRNLIIGLLILFGHNVHSQILDPVKWSTSVEKVSDNEYDIIATATIDAGWHLYSQNVPEGGPIPTSFSFQDSENYELVDEMKEAEGHIIDDPVFGMRIKFFEDKTAFRQRIKVLDTIYTIEGEVEYMVCDDEKCLPPNYVTLEFKISSSNAGSIASANEVKTASIAENEKLKDGAREKPQKRKSSRGLWSIFIIAFLSGFAALLTPCVFPMIPMTVSFFTKQSKNRAAGIRNAIIYGLSIIIIYVLLGTLVSFIFGAGALNALSTNVWFNVAFFILLLIFAASFLGAFEIMLPNSWANKVDRQADRGGMVGIFFMALALAIISFSCTGPIVGTLLVEAAAGGSQIGPIVGMLGFSLAIALPFALFAAFPGWLNSLPKSGGWLNTVKVVLGFLELALAFKFLSNADLVLQLHWLEREVFIAIWIAIFGVLAFYLFGKIQLPHDSPLTHISVGRLGLGLVVLSFTIYMVPGLWGAPLNLISAFPPPQHYSESPYGVGYTELGSGSIAGNYNGEIPEGAHLMPPHNILAFNDYETGLAHAKKVGKPVMIDFTGHACVNCRKMEQNVWIKPKVLNILKNDVVLISLYVDDKRKLPKDEVAESQLKPGKKLRYIGQKWSELQAIKYQTNSQPFYVLMDHDEENLIDPVAYTPDAKEYYTWLKEGVANFE; this is translated from the coding sequence ATGAGAAATTTGATAATAGGTTTACTTATTTTATTTGGTCACAATGTCCATTCACAAATCCTAGACCCGGTAAAATGGTCAACATCGGTTGAAAAGGTATCCGATAATGAATACGATATCATTGCAACAGCTACCATTGATGCGGGGTGGCATTTATATTCCCAAAATGTCCCAGAAGGTGGACCCATACCGACAAGCTTTTCGTTCCAGGATTCAGAAAACTATGAATTGGTCGATGAAATGAAAGAAGCAGAAGGTCATATTATCGATGATCCTGTTTTTGGGATGCGAATTAAATTCTTTGAAGATAAAACAGCATTTAGGCAACGTATAAAAGTATTGGATACGATATACACTATTGAAGGGGAAGTCGAATATATGGTCTGCGATGATGAAAAGTGTTTACCTCCGAATTATGTAACGCTTGAATTTAAAATATCAAGTAGTAATGCTGGAAGCATCGCAAGCGCAAATGAAGTAAAAACAGCTTCAATTGCAGAAAATGAAAAGTTGAAGGATGGAGCCCGAGAGAAGCCCCAAAAGAGGAAAAGTTCCAGAGGGTTATGGAGTATTTTCATCATTGCCTTTCTATCTGGTTTTGCGGCCTTGTTAACGCCCTGTGTATTTCCAATGATTCCCATGACGGTAAGCTTTTTTACCAAACAAAGCAAGAATAGGGCGGCCGGTATTCGAAATGCGATTATTTACGGTCTTTCCATCATCATAATTTACGTTCTGTTGGGCACCTTGGTAAGCTTCATTTTTGGTGCGGGCGCTTTAAATGCGTTATCGACGAACGTTTGGTTCAATGTTGCCTTTTTTATATTGTTACTCATATTTGCCGCATCATTTTTGGGGGCGTTTGAAATCATGCTGCCCAATTCATGGGCGAACAAAGTGGACAGGCAAGCGGACAGGGGAGGTATGGTCGGTATTTTCTTTATGGCATTGGCGCTTGCCATAATATCCTTTTCCTGTACCGGTCCTATAGTGGGAACACTATTGGTCGAAGCGGCCGCAGGGGGCAGTCAAATCGGCCCCATTGTTGGAATGTTAGGGTTTTCTTTGGCCATAGCATTGCCCTTTGCTTTGTTTGCGGCGTTTCCGGGCTGGCTTAACTCCTTGCCAAAATCCGGAGGTTGGTTGAATACGGTTAAAGTAGTGCTTGGATTTTTGGAATTAGCGCTGGCGTTCAAATTTTTATCAAATGCAGATTTGGTGTTGCAATTGCATTGGTTGGAGAGAGAGGTCTTTATAGCAATTTGGATTGCCATTTTTGGTGTTTTGGCATTTTACCTTTTTGGGAAGATACAATTGCCCCATGATTCGCCCTTGACCCATATTTCAGTGGGTCGTTTAGGATTGGGATTGGTAGTGCTGTCCTTTACCATTTATATGGTTCCCGGACTATGGGGTGCGCCTTTAAATTTGATTAGTGCGTTCCCGCCACCACAGCATTATAGCGAATCTCCTTATGGTGTTGGGTATACAGAGCTAGGGTCAGGAAGTATAGCAGGTAACTATAATGGTGAAATTCCAGAGGGAGCGCATTTAATGCCTCCCCATAATATACTGGCCTTCAATGACTATGAAACTGGGTTGGCCCATGCCAAAAAAGTGGGGAAACCGGTGATGATCGATTTTACGGGTCATGCTTGTGTAAACTGTAGAAAGATGGAACAAAATGTCTGGATAAAACCAAAAGTGCTGAACATACTTAAAAATGATGTTGTCTTGATATCCCTTTATGTTGATGATAAGCGAAAACTGCCGAAGGATGAGGTGGCCGAGTCTCAATTAAAGCCCGGTAAAAAGCTTAGGTATATTGGCCAAAAATGGAGCGAACTACAGGCCATCAAATACCAAACGAACTCGCAACCCTTTTATGTGCTGATGGACCATGATGAAGAAAATCTAATTGACCCCGTGGCTTATACGCCAGATGCAAAGGAATATTATACATGGTTGAAAGAAGGGGTTGCTAATTTTGAATAA
- the trxB gene encoding thioredoxin-disulfide reductase — MSEQKIERIKTLIIGSGPAGYTAAIYAARADLKPVMYTGMEPGGQLTTTTEVDNFPGYPEGIDGPTMMVQLQQQAERFGTEVRIGMVTAVDFSDEIGGIHKITVDDSKLIEAESVIISTGASAKYLNIPSEQRLRGGGVSACAVCDGFFYKEQEVAIVGAGDTAAEEASYLANICKKVTMLVRKDHMRASKAMQHRVNSLENIEIKYNTEVDEVLGEQVVEGLRMVNNQTGEKEDIAITGLFIAIGHKPNTDIFKGQLDMDETGYVITEGKSTKTNKPGVFASGDVQDKEYRQAVTAAGTGCMAALDAERYLASVESKEAVAAS, encoded by the coding sequence ATGTCAGAACAAAAAATAGAAAGAATAAAAACATTGATTATCGGATCAGGCCCAGCGGGTTATACAGCAGCGATATATGCGGCAAGGGCAGATTTAAAACCGGTTATGTATACAGGTATGGAACCAGGTGGACAGTTGACCACTACCACAGAAGTGGACAATTTCCCAGGGTATCCAGAAGGGATAGATGGCCCTACAATGATGGTTCAATTGCAGCAACAAGCGGAACGATTTGGAACAGAAGTTCGCATTGGAATGGTTACAGCGGTTGATTTTAGTGATGAGATTGGAGGGATACACAAGATTACTGTTGATGATAGCAAATTAATTGAGGCGGAAAGTGTAATTATATCCACTGGAGCTTCTGCCAAGTATCTAAATATACCAAGCGAACAACGCTTGCGCGGAGGTGGGGTATCTGCCTGTGCGGTTTGCGATGGTTTCTTCTACAAAGAGCAGGAAGTTGCCATAGTTGGCGCTGGTGATACCGCTGCAGAAGAGGCTTCCTATTTGGCTAATATCTGTAAGAAGGTGACCATGCTCGTTAGAAAAGATCATATGAGAGCCTCCAAAGCAATGCAACACAGGGTAAATAGCCTTGAAAACATTGAAATTAAATACAATACAGAGGTTGATGAAGTATTGGGGGAACAAGTAGTCGAAGGACTACGAATGGTGAACAATCAAACAGGCGAAAAAGAAGATATTGCCATTACCGGACTTTTCATCGCAATTGGACACAAGCCCAATACGGATATCTTTAAAGGTCAATTGGATATGGATGAAACGGGGTATGTGATTACCGAAGGAAAATCTACAAAGACCAACAAACCTGGGGTTTTTGCAAGTGGAGATGTTCAAGATAAAGAGTATAGACAGGCAGTTACTGCTGCCGGTACGGGCTGTATGGCAGCTTTGGATGCAGAGCGTTATTTAGCTTCAGTTGAGAGCAAAGAAGCGGTGGCAGCTTCCTAG